The following coding sequences lie in one Rhizobium sp. ZPR4 genomic window:
- a CDS encoding tail fiber protein, with translation MSTPFLGEIRLFGFSRVPSGWLPCDNSLQPISLYDELFMLIGTTYGGDGITTFATPNLSGRVPIHQGTGPGLSAYVIGQSSGSENITLLPTQMPSHTHPYNATTGEANATSISSSVELASLSGDTMYATDISGATPITTSQTATQTTGSTVMHDNTMPTLTVQYCIAWTGIFPSSR, from the coding sequence ATGAGCACTCCCTTTCTCGGAGAAATCCGGCTTTTTGGCTTCTCCCGAGTGCCGAGCGGATGGCTGCCCTGCGACAATTCCCTGCAGCCTATTTCCCTATATGACGAATTGTTCATGCTTATCGGCACGACATATGGCGGCGATGGCATAACCACATTTGCGACCCCCAATCTTTCCGGACGCGTACCGATACATCAGGGTACCGGACCGGGCCTGTCGGCCTATGTGATCGGTCAATCCAGCGGCAGCGAAAACATAACGCTTCTGCCTACGCAAATGCCATCGCACACGCATCCGTATAATGCGACCACGGGTGAAGCCAACGCCACATCCATAAGCTCATCGGTCGAACTCGCCTCACTTAGCGGAGATACGATGTATGCGACGGACATAAGCGGAGCCACTCCGATCACAACATCACAAACTGCGACGCAGACAACCGGGTCGACGGTCATGCATGACAATACGATGCCGACACTGACAGTGCAGTATTGCATCGCATGGACGGGTATCTTTCCTTCATCGAGATGA
- a CDS encoding sulfatase-like hydrolase/transferase, whose product MADRPNIILIMTDQQRYDSIAALGFPYAVTPNLDALVEKGVTLTDCHINAPSCVPSRASLFTGYYPHTTGVLANGQHWQRTWVEQLRDAGYRCVNVGKMHTIPYNSDSGFHERYVVENKDRYMEGRWYFDEWDKALAANGLVKQQRETYRKREDYRERLGAFDWELPEELHSDAFVGNMAKWWVDTYPQTEPLFLQVGFPGPHPPFDPPARYSEPYLKRNDLPLPKPSRQELESLHQELKEKRQHDVEVDHDSVVWNLDPSPEQMQRLWAHYLGNVTLIDEKIGELLEVLKARGYLEDAIVIFTSDHGECLGDHGLIQKWSMYDVVTRVPTVIWSTANRFEGGRKLNGLCQLFDLGPTILEYAGITPPKSFEARSLKSALETGEWTPRTHVFCEQIGDVAMSGGVEFMTGVRSDGWKLVHFKGSSDGQLFDLKNDPGEVHNLWSNPAYEEQKRELLDVVRDWLIESNYRTRDVMAGAR is encoded by the coding sequence GTGGCCGACCGCCCCAATATCATCCTGATCATGACCGACCAGCAGCGGTACGACTCCATCGCCGCGCTTGGATTTCCCTATGCCGTTACGCCTAATCTCGATGCGCTCGTCGAAAAGGGCGTGACGCTGACGGATTGCCATATCAACGCTCCCAGTTGCGTTCCCTCGAGAGCCAGCCTCTTCACGGGTTATTATCCGCATACGACCGGCGTGCTCGCCAATGGCCAGCACTGGCAAAGGACATGGGTCGAGCAGTTGAGGGATGCCGGCTATCGCTGCGTCAACGTCGGCAAGATGCACACCATTCCCTATAATTCGGACTCTGGTTTCCACGAACGTTATGTCGTGGAAAACAAGGATCGTTACATGGAGGGGCGCTGGTATTTTGACGAATGGGACAAGGCGCTTGCCGCAAACGGCCTCGTCAAACAACAGCGCGAAACCTACCGCAAGCGGGAGGATTACCGCGAACGTCTTGGCGCCTTCGATTGGGAATTGCCGGAAGAGCTGCATTCCGACGCCTTTGTCGGCAATATGGCAAAGTGGTGGGTCGATACATATCCGCAGACGGAGCCGCTTTTCCTGCAGGTCGGCTTCCCCGGCCCGCATCCGCCCTTCGATCCGCCGGCGCGCTATTCTGAGCCCTATCTGAAACGTAACGACCTGCCATTGCCGAAGCCGTCGCGGCAGGAGCTTGAGTCCCTGCATCAGGAATTGAAGGAGAAGCGACAGCACGATGTCGAGGTCGATCATGACTCTGTCGTCTGGAACCTCGATCCATCGCCTGAGCAGATGCAACGTCTCTGGGCTCACTATCTCGGCAACGTGACGCTGATCGACGAGAAGATCGGCGAGTTGCTGGAGGTCTTGAAGGCGCGCGGTTACCTGGAGGATGCGATTGTCATCTTCACCTCCGACCATGGCGAATGCCTGGGGGATCACGGCCTGATCCAGAAATGGTCGATGTATGACGTCGTCACGCGCGTCCCCACAGTCATCTGGTCGACGGCCAATCGGTTCGAGGGTGGCCGGAAGTTGAATGGCCTCTGCCAGCTTTTCGATCTCGGCCCGACCATATTGGAATATGCGGGGATCACGCCGCCGAAGAGCTTTGAGGCGCGCAGCCTGAAGTCGGCACTGGAGACGGGTGAATGGACGCCCCGTACTCATGTATTCTGCGAACAGATCGGTGACGTCGCGATGAGCGGCGGCGTGGAGTTCATGACCGGCGTGCGCAGCGATGGCTGGAAGCTGGTCCATTTCAAAGGGTCGAGCGATGGGCAATTGTTCGACCTCAAGAACGACCCCGGCGAGGTGCACAATCTCTGGAGCAATCCCGCATACGAAGAGCAGAAACGCGAGCTTCTCGATGTCGTGCGGGATTGGCTGATCGAGTCGAACTACCGCACGCGTGACGTCATGGCGGGTGCGCGATGA
- a CDS encoding N-acetyltransferase has translation MADLPFLRELYRSFREDELAPIPWSRDDKQVFLDQQFNFQHRYYAAAFPRADFLIIEKDGTSIGRLYIDLSADTWHIIDIGFLTEWRGQGLGSATLKAIQDAATTGQSLGIALHVDRNNRRAYELYQAFGFTVTETSDTHIGMEWRPLLTGGA, from the coding sequence TTGGCCGATCTGCCGTTTCTGCGAGAACTTTACCGTTCATTCCGCGAGGATGAGCTGGCCCCGATACCTTGGTCGCGAGACGACAAGCAGGTATTTCTGGACCAGCAGTTTAATTTCCAACATCGCTATTACGCTGCCGCTTTTCCGCGAGCAGACTTCCTGATCATCGAAAAGGACGGCACCTCCATCGGCCGCCTTTACATCGATCTCAGCGCGGATACCTGGCATATCATCGATATCGGCTTTCTGACCGAATGGCGTGGTCAGGGGTTGGGCTCCGCGACGCTGAAAGCCATTCAAGATGCGGCAACGACAGGACAAAGTCTGGGAATCGCCCTGCATGTCGATCGAAACAACCGGCGCGCTTACGAGCTTTATCAAGCCTTCGGATTTACGGTCACGGAAACCAGCGATACCCACATAGGCATGGAGTGGCGCCCGCTCCTAACCGGCGGCGCATGA
- a CDS encoding tail fiber protein — MTQPFLGEIQLFAFDFAPLGWASCSGAMLPVMQNAALFSLLGNQYGGNGSTTFQLPNFANRAGCNQGQGIGLTPRIAGDTFGSNEITLTQAEMPAHRHSLTLYNQGDTSKRAASPSTGDALSLPDSSSPFLPNAQPNTQFASTVIGTGGGSQPHENRQPYLAVNFCIALSGAYPTFD, encoded by the coding sequence ATGACACAACCTTTTCTCGGCGAGATCCAACTGTTCGCTTTCGACTTTGCTCCTCTCGGTTGGGCATCATGTAGCGGCGCAATGTTGCCCGTCATGCAGAACGCCGCATTGTTTTCCCTGCTTGGCAACCAGTATGGCGGCAATGGCTCTACCACGTTCCAGCTGCCCAACTTTGCCAACCGCGCAGGTTGCAACCAAGGCCAGGGCATCGGCCTGACGCCACGCATCGCCGGCGACACCTTTGGCAGCAACGAGATCACGCTGACGCAGGCGGAGATGCCGGCACACAGGCATTCCTTGACCCTCTACAATCAGGGCGATACATCCAAGCGTGCCGCCTCGCCCAGCACCGGCGATGCGCTCAGCCTGCCGGATTCGAGCAGCCCGTTTCTCCCCAATGCCCAGCCGAACACGCAGTTTGCATCGACCGTCATCGGCACGGGCGGCGGAAGCCAACCACATGAAAACCGCCAGCCTTATTTGGCCGTCAACTTCTGCATTGCATTGAGCGGTGCATATCCAACATTCGATTGA
- a CDS encoding formylglycine-generating enzyme family protein: protein MMGFQQATATRLTLPAKDGMVWIEGGSFLMGSGDFYPEEGPVHRVRVDGFFMDATPVTNRDFSRFVADTGYVTIAEQAPDPSLYPGADPAMLQPGSLVFQAPKSPGGMRFWGDWWHYMAGACWHRPDGISPLSEEMMDHPVVQVCHADAEAYARWAGKALPSEAEWEFAARGGIEGATFAWGEEFEPDGHRMANVWDGNFPMANPAGKAKFGTTPVGAFPANGYGLSDMIGNVWEWTDDYWTDRHPDDAAKPCCIPINPRIVTAEQSYDPRQPAIRIARKILKGGSHLCAPNYCRRYRPAARHPEMIDSATTHVGFRCVRRLADKSCIEACTVEGERQ, encoded by the coding sequence ATGATGGGCTTTCAGCAGGCGACTGCAACCAGATTGACCCTGCCTGCAAAGGACGGGATGGTATGGATCGAAGGCGGCAGTTTCCTGATGGGATCGGGGGATTTCTATCCCGAGGAGGGCCCCGTTCATCGTGTGAGGGTCGACGGCTTCTTCATGGATGCCACGCCGGTCACGAACCGGGACTTTTCGCGCTTCGTTGCCGACACCGGTTATGTGACGATCGCGGAGCAGGCGCCGGACCCATCGCTTTATCCGGGGGCCGATCCGGCCATGCTGCAGCCGGGATCATTGGTCTTTCAAGCGCCGAAGAGCCCTGGCGGCATGCGCTTCTGGGGCGATTGGTGGCACTATATGGCGGGCGCATGCTGGCACCGGCCCGATGGCATCTCGCCTCTGTCGGAGGAGATGATGGATCATCCGGTGGTGCAGGTCTGCCATGCCGATGCCGAGGCCTATGCGCGCTGGGCTGGGAAGGCGCTGCCGAGCGAGGCAGAATGGGAGTTCGCCGCCCGTGGCGGCATCGAAGGGGCGACGTTTGCCTGGGGAGAGGAGTTCGAACCTGACGGCCACAGGATGGCCAATGTCTGGGACGGCAATTTTCCGATGGCCAATCCTGCAGGCAAGGCCAAGTTCGGCACCACGCCGGTCGGAGCCTTTCCCGCAAACGGCTATGGCCTCTCCGATATGATCGGCAACGTCTGGGAATGGACCGACGATTACTGGACGGACCGGCATCCGGACGATGCAGCGAAACCTTGCTGCATTCCGATCAATCCCAGAATTGTCACGGCTGAGCAGAGCTACGACCCGCGTCAGCCGGCGATCCGCATAGCGCGCAAGATACTGAAGGGTGGGTCGCATCTTTGCGCGCCAAACTATTGCCGCCGCTACCGGCCGGCAGCCCGGCATCCGGAAATGATCGACAGCGCTACCACGCATGTCGGCTTCCGCTGTGTCCGTCGTCTGGCCGACAAATCTTGTATCGAAGCATGTACAGTTGAAGGCGAACGGCAATGA
- a CDS encoding tail fiber protein, with translation MSEYFLGQIMLTGFPFAPRGFALCDGQLLNVSQNQALFSLLGTHYGGDGVTTFALPNLQSRTPVGFGSSRDPAWQPTPYEIGETGGVESVTLLEQQLPQHIHLATGTTSNGTVRNPGNALYGTNSADIYGASSGGQVVLANQTVTPAGNGQPHDNMQPYDVISYCIALSGVFPSSS, from the coding sequence ATGTCAGAATATTTTCTCGGCCAGATCATGCTCACAGGGTTTCCGTTTGCGCCCAGAGGCTTTGCTCTGTGTGACGGTCAGCTCCTGAACGTCAGCCAGAATCAGGCCTTGTTTTCCCTCTTGGGCACGCATTACGGCGGTGATGGAGTGACGACTTTTGCCTTGCCCAATCTGCAGAGCCGTACGCCTGTCGGATTTGGATCCTCCCGCGATCCCGCGTGGCAGCCTACGCCTTACGAGATTGGTGAAACTGGTGGCGTTGAAAGTGTGACCTTGCTTGAACAGCAATTACCTCAGCACATTCATCTGGCAACTGGAACCACCAGCAACGGCACCGTACGCAACCCCGGCAATGCCCTTTATGGAACCAATAGCGCCGATATCTACGGCGCGTCCAGCGGCGGTCAGGTCGTGCTGGCGAACCAGACTGTAACGCCGGCGGGCAATGGCCAGCCGCATGACAATATGCAGCCTTACGACGTGATAAGTTATTGCATTGCGCTGTCGGGAGTTTTTCCCTCCAGCAGCTGA
- a CDS encoding aliphatic sulfonate ABC transporter substrate-binding protein — protein sequence MTRRSLLTTAAALTAAATMPIIARPARAASKPIRIGYLSDFPNSSLFAIANDQKLWQAEGLEPDLKVFTNGPIQIQAMGAGSLDFGTIGPGALWLPASGHARVLGVNDIGFSDRVIAQAAFASIADLKGKKVGVPQGTSGEMILRMALEKAGMSIKDVQVVPMDPSTVVAAFSSKQIDAAGIWYPLIDAIKPRVPDMKELASNKDFYPDTSFINTFVARNETIENDPDLAKSFLKVIKKAMDYRVANLDHAIELTVAFTQSPPDATAKVAKSRKLLTSAELNKFTEDGSVTKWLGEFNKMFVDFGTIKDPLPPEKYFDPKLFLSA from the coding sequence CTGACGAGACGCAGTTTATTGACGACGGCCGCGGCTCTGACGGCCGCCGCCACGATGCCTATAATCGCCAGGCCAGCTCGCGCGGCCTCAAAGCCGATCAGGATCGGCTATCTCTCCGACTTTCCCAATTCGAGCCTGTTTGCGATCGCCAACGATCAGAAGCTTTGGCAGGCTGAGGGACTGGAACCGGACCTGAAGGTGTTCACCAATGGTCCCATCCAGATTCAGGCCATGGGTGCGGGGAGCCTCGATTTCGGGACGATCGGGCCGGGCGCGCTCTGGCTTCCGGCCAGCGGCCATGCCAGGGTGCTCGGCGTCAATGATATCGGGTTCAGCGACCGCGTCATCGCCCAGGCGGCCTTCGCGTCGATCGCCGATCTCAAGGGCAAGAAGGTCGGTGTTCCGCAAGGCACATCCGGAGAGATGATCCTGCGCATGGCGCTCGAAAAGGCCGGTATGTCGATCAAGGATGTTCAGGTCGTACCGATGGATCCGAGCACGGTCGTTGCCGCCTTCTCCTCCAAGCAGATCGATGCGGCGGGCATCTGGTATCCCTTGATCGATGCGATCAAGCCGCGCGTCCCCGATATGAAGGAACTGGCGTCGAACAAGGACTTCTATCCCGATACCTCGTTCATCAACACCTTTGTCGCGCGCAACGAAACGATTGAGAACGATCCCGATCTTGCCAAGAGCTTTCTGAAGGTCATCAAGAAGGCGATGGACTACCGGGTTGCAAATCTGGATCATGCGATCGAGTTGACGGTCGCCTTTACGCAATCGCCGCCCGATGCGACTGCCAAGGTTGCAAAAAGCCGCAAACTTTTGACGAGCGCCGAGCTGAACAAGTTCACCGAGGACGGCAGCGTCACGAAGTGGCTAGGCGAATTCAACAAGATGTTCGTCGATTTCGGAACCATCAAGGATCCGCTGCCACCGGAGAAATACTTCGATCCGAAATTGTTCCTCTCAGCCTGA
- a CDS encoding ABC transporter permease — protein MLVLNAAAIVVGIGLWWLVTAEGLVGLPTPAQVAAAAVTEARNGILLSDALASLGRVMTGFCLGLIVAIPVGFLMGWYRIARGIIEPYVQFFRTIPPLAIIPLAIVTMGIDETPKIFVIFLAAFLSSVVATYQGVISVDKTLINAARVLGAGDFTIFRRVIIPASTPYIMVGVRIGLGSSWATVVAAELIAAQSGLGYRMQQAQLYYDLPTIFVSLIAIGVLGLLMDRIVMMADRILTAWQEKL, from the coding sequence ATGCTGGTTCTGAATGCAGCTGCCATCGTTGTCGGGATCGGCCTCTGGTGGCTGGTGACGGCCGAAGGGCTGGTCGGTCTCCCAACGCCGGCCCAGGTGGCTGCGGCTGCTGTCACCGAGGCCAGAAACGGTATCCTGCTCAGCGATGCGCTCGCCAGCCTCGGTCGGGTCATGACGGGCTTCTGCCTGGGCCTGATCGTCGCTATTCCCGTCGGATTCCTGATGGGATGGTATCGCATCGCCCGGGGCATCATCGAGCCCTATGTCCAGTTCTTCCGCACCATTCCGCCGCTTGCCATTATCCCGCTCGCAATCGTGACGATGGGCATCGACGAGACGCCGAAGATCTTCGTCATTTTCCTGGCTGCCTTCCTGTCGAGCGTCGTTGCGACCTATCAAGGGGTGATCAGCGTCGACAAGACGCTCATCAACGCCGCCCGCGTATTGGGGGCGGGCGATTTCACCATTTTCCGGCGCGTGATCATTCCGGCCTCGACACCCTATATCATGGTCGGCGTGCGTATCGGTCTCGGCTCGTCCTGGGCCACCGTCGTTGCGGCCGAGCTCATCGCCGCGCAGTCCGGCCTCGGCTATCGCATGCAGCAGGCGCAGCTCTACTATGATCTGCCGACGATCTTTGTGAGCCTGATCGCCATCGGTGTCCTCGGCTTGCTTATGGATCGGATCGTCATGATGGCCGATCGTATTCTCACCGCATGGCAGGAAAAGCTATGA